In the Nicotiana tabacum cultivar K326 chromosome 16, ASM71507v2, whole genome shotgun sequence genome, one interval contains:
- the LOC142170262 gene encoding uncharacterized protein LOC142170262, which yields MRIGLLGKSKLGFVDDRYPKSKFEPEFHEQREKVNAVVLSWIMNAMCPGLLSSVVYASNAHKVWEDLKERFDKVNGSRVLYLHREIHTLTQGTMNIADYFSKLRDLWDEFDALMPCPGCPCSESKKYAEHFEYHRLLSFYGIE from the coding sequence ATGAGAATAGGTCTATTAGGTAAAAGCAAACTAGGTTTTGTAGATGATCGATACCCAAAATCTAAGTTTGAACCTGAATTCCACGAGCAAAGGGAGAAGGTAAATGCTGTAGTGCTCTCTTGGATTATGAATGCTATGTGCCCAGGGCTATTGAGTAGTGTAGTGTACGCCTCCAATGCTCACAAGGTGtgggaagatctgaaggaaagaTTTGACAAAGTGAATGGATCTAGGGTTCTGTACTTGCACAGAGAGATCCATACATTAACACAAGGAACAATGAATATAGCTGATTATTTCTCGAAATTAAGAGATCTATGGGATGAGTTTGATGCACTCATGCCTTGTCCTGGTTGTCCGTGTTCAGAGTCAAAGAAATATGCTGAGCACTTTGAATATCATAGGTTGCTTAGTTTTTATGGGATTGAATGA